In a genomic window of Sardina pilchardus chromosome 20, fSarPil1.1, whole genome shotgun sequence:
- the hmbox1a gene encoding homeobox-containing protein 1a isoform X5 encodes MSHYTDEPRYTIEQIDLLQRLRRTGMTKPEILHALDTLERLDREHSDKFGRRPASSSSAPPTNNGAPALANSLAAVAAGNSNSGITASSSSAAKTSSPLASSNCNASAAIAAATSTTSTATQTAYRGAALSPSSANNYDTSPPPMAMPLSLPPPSMPTPMPVPTSAQNGRGDAMAVMPNGKLSPPRYPVTSAPPRPYGYEPTEDELDIEDKVEELMRRDSAIIKEEIKAFLGNRRISQAVVAQVTGISQSRISHWLLQQGSDLSEQKKRAFFRWYQLEKTTPGATLNMRPAPLALEDIVEWRQTPPPLGSTPGSFRLRRGSRFTWRKECLAVMESYFNDNQYPDEAKREEIANACNAVIQKPGKKLSDLERVTSLKVYNWFANRRKEIKRRANIAILETHGIDVQSPGGHSNSDDIDGGDYPEQVASDQTLGGVPTLLPSWLSPWPSPGRVGLAAQRGAAAGGAPLGRLLAGQQGQQHQQQQQQQQQQQPQQQQQPQPQQQQASSEGSRLTAVSWSPSPLQEDGPAGHSGEHQDPITLAVEMAAVNHTILALAHQATTGTGDIKTEVLDDD; translated from the exons atgTCTCATTACACAGACGAGCCTCGGTACACCATCGAGCAGATCGACCTGCTCCAGCGGCTGCGTCGCACGGGCATGACCAAGCCGGAGATCCTGCACGCGCTGGACACCCTGGAGCGGCTCGACCGCGAGCACTCCGACAAGTTCGGCCGCCGCCCGGCCTCTTCCTCGTCCGCCCCGCCCACCAACAACGGTGCCCCGGCGCTCGCCAACAGCCTAGCCGCCGTCGCCGCCGGCAACAGTAACAGCGGCAtcaccgcctcctcctcctccgccgccaaGACCTCCAGCCCCCTCGCCTCGTCCAACTGTAACGCCTCAGCCGCCATCGCCGCGGCAACCTCCACGACCTCCACGGCCACCCAGACGGCCTACCGGGGCGCCGCCCTCTCGCCATCCTCAGCCAACAACTACGACACCTCGCCCCCGCCCATGGCGATGCCGCTCTCCCTGCCCCCGCCCTCCATGCCCACCCCGATGCCCGTGCCTACCTCGGCCCAGAACGGGCGTGGGGACGCGATGGCCGTCATGCCCAACGGGAAGCTCTCTCCGCCCCGCTACCCCGTCACCAGCGCCCCTCCGCGGCCCTACGGGTACGAGCCGACGGAGGACGAGCTGGACATCGAAGACAAGGTGGAAGAACTAATGAG AAGGGACAGTGCCATAATAAAGGAGGAAATTAAAGCCTTCCTGGGGAACCGGCGTATCTCTCAGGCAGTGGTGGCTCAGGTCACAG GTATCAGTCAGAGTCGTATCTCCCACTGGCTCCTGCAACAGGGCTCGGACCTCAGTGAACAGAAGAAACGCGCCTTCTTCCGCTGGTACCAGCTAGAGAAGACCACGCCTG GTGCCACTCTGAACATGCGCCCCGCCCCTCTGGCCCTGGAGGACATCGTGGAGTGGCGACAGACTCCGCCTCCCTTAGGCTCCACCCCCGGCAGTTTCCGCCTCCGCCGGGGCAGCCGCTTCACGTGGAGGAAAGAGTGTCTGGCCGTGATGGAGAG CTACTTCAATGATAATCAGTACCCCGATGAGGCCAAAAGGGAGGAGATCGCCAACGCCTGCAACGCAGTCATCCAGAAGCCAG ggAAGAAGCTGTCGGACCTCGAGAGGGTCACATCCCTTAAAGTTTACAACTGGTTCGCCAACCGGCGGAAGGAGATCAAGCGAAGAGCCAACATAG CAATCCTGGAGACGCATGGGATCGACGTCCAGAGTCCTGGCGGTCACTCCAACAGCGACGACATCGACGGCGGAGACTACCCAGAGCAGGTGGCCTCGGATCAAACTCTCGGAGGG GTCCCCACTCTGTTGCCGAGCTGGCTCTCCCCTTGGCCCAGTCCGGGCAGGGTGGGCTTGGCAGCTCAGAGGGGGGCAGCTGCTGGTGGCGCCCCCTTGGGGCGACTCTTGGCAGGGCAGCAGgggcaacaacatcaacaacaacaacagcagcagcagcagcagcaaccacagcagcagcagcaacctcaacctcagcagcagcaggcgtcGTCCGAGGGATCCAGACTGACCGCTGTCTCCTggtctccctcccccctccaggaGGACGGCCCGGCAGGCCACAGCGGCGAGCACCAGGACCCGATCACGCTAGCAGTGGAGATGGCCGCGGTCAACCACACCATCCTGGCCCTCGCTCACCAGGCCACCACGGGCACCGGCGACATCAAGACCGAGGTGCTGGACGACGACTGA
- the hmbox1a gene encoding homeobox-containing protein 1a isoform X4, whose translation MSHYTDEPRYTIEQIDLLQRLRRTGMTKPEILHALDTLERLDREHSDKFGRRPASSSSAPPTNNGAPALANSLAAVAAGNSNSGITASSSSAAKTSSPLASSNCNASAAIAAATSTTSTATQTAYRGAALSPSSANNYDTSPPPMAMPLSLPPPSMPTPMPVPTSAQNGRGDAMAVMPNGKLSPPRYPVTSAPPRPYGYEPTEDELDIEDKVEELMRRDSAIIKEEIKAFLGNRRISQAVVAQVTGISQSRISHWLLQQGSDLSEQKKRAFFRWYQLEKTTPGATLNMRPAPLALEDIVEWRQTPPPLGSTPGSFRLRRGSRFTWRKECLAVMESYFNDNQYPDEAKREEIANACNAVIQKPGKKLSDLERVTSLKVYNWFANRRKEIKRRANIEAAILETHGIDVQSPGGHSNSDDIDGGDYPEQVASDQTLGGVPTLLPSWLSPWPSPGRVGLAAQRGAAAGGAPLGRLLAGQQGQQHQQQQQQQQQQQPQQQQQPQPQQQQASSEGSRLTAVSWSPSPLQEDGPAGHSGEHQDPITLAVEMAAVNHTILALAHQATTGTGDIKTEVLDDD comes from the exons atgTCTCATTACACAGACGAGCCTCGGTACACCATCGAGCAGATCGACCTGCTCCAGCGGCTGCGTCGCACGGGCATGACCAAGCCGGAGATCCTGCACGCGCTGGACACCCTGGAGCGGCTCGACCGCGAGCACTCCGACAAGTTCGGCCGCCGCCCGGCCTCTTCCTCGTCCGCCCCGCCCACCAACAACGGTGCCCCGGCGCTCGCCAACAGCCTAGCCGCCGTCGCCGCCGGCAACAGTAACAGCGGCAtcaccgcctcctcctcctccgccgccaaGACCTCCAGCCCCCTCGCCTCGTCCAACTGTAACGCCTCAGCCGCCATCGCCGCGGCAACCTCCACGACCTCCACGGCCACCCAGACGGCCTACCGGGGCGCCGCCCTCTCGCCATCCTCAGCCAACAACTACGACACCTCGCCCCCGCCCATGGCGATGCCGCTCTCCCTGCCCCCGCCCTCCATGCCCACCCCGATGCCCGTGCCTACCTCGGCCCAGAACGGGCGTGGGGACGCGATGGCCGTCATGCCCAACGGGAAGCTCTCTCCGCCCCGCTACCCCGTCACCAGCGCCCCTCCGCGGCCCTACGGGTACGAGCCGACGGAGGACGAGCTGGACATCGAAGACAAGGTGGAAGAACTAATGAG AAGGGACAGTGCCATAATAAAGGAGGAAATTAAAGCCTTCCTGGGGAACCGGCGTATCTCTCAGGCAGTGGTGGCTCAGGTCACAG GTATCAGTCAGAGTCGTATCTCCCACTGGCTCCTGCAACAGGGCTCGGACCTCAGTGAACAGAAGAAACGCGCCTTCTTCCGCTGGTACCAGCTAGAGAAGACCACGCCTG GTGCCACTCTGAACATGCGCCCCGCCCCTCTGGCCCTGGAGGACATCGTGGAGTGGCGACAGACTCCGCCTCCCTTAGGCTCCACCCCCGGCAGTTTCCGCCTCCGCCGGGGCAGCCGCTTCACGTGGAGGAAAGAGTGTCTGGCCGTGATGGAGAG CTACTTCAATGATAATCAGTACCCCGATGAGGCCAAAAGGGAGGAGATCGCCAACGCCTGCAACGCAGTCATCCAGAAGCCAG ggAAGAAGCTGTCGGACCTCGAGAGGGTCACATCCCTTAAAGTTTACAACTGGTTCGCCAACCGGCGGAAGGAGATCAAGCGAAGAGCCAACATAG AAGCAGCAATCCTGGAGACGCATGGGATCGACGTCCAGAGTCCTGGCGGTCACTCCAACAGCGACGACATCGACGGCGGAGACTACCCAGAGCAGGTGGCCTCGGATCAAACTCTCGGAGGG GTCCCCACTCTGTTGCCGAGCTGGCTCTCCCCTTGGCCCAGTCCGGGCAGGGTGGGCTTGGCAGCTCAGAGGGGGGCAGCTGCTGGTGGCGCCCCCTTGGGGCGACTCTTGGCAGGGCAGCAGgggcaacaacatcaacaacaacaacagcagcagcagcagcagcaaccacagcagcagcagcaacctcaacctcagcagcagcaggcgtcGTCCGAGGGATCCAGACTGACCGCTGTCTCCTggtctccctcccccctccaggaGGACGGCCCGGCAGGCCACAGCGGCGAGCACCAGGACCCGATCACGCTAGCAGTGGAGATGGCCGCGGTCAACCACACCATCCTGGCCCTCGCTCACCAGGCCACCACGGGCACCGGCGACATCAAGACCGAGGTGCTGGACGACGACTGA
- the hmbox1a gene encoding homeobox-containing protein 1a isoform X3, producing the protein MSHYTDEPRYTIEQIDLLQRLRRTGMTKPEILHALDTLERLDREHSDKFGRRPASSSSAPPTNNGAPALANSLAAVAAGNSNSGITASSSSAAKTSSPLASSNCNASAAIAAATSTTSTATQTAYRGAALSPSSANNYDTSPPPMAMPLSLPPPSMPTPMPVPTSAQNGRGDAMAVMPNGKLSPPRYPVTSAPPRPYGYEPTEDELDIEDKVEELMRRDSAIIKEEIKAFLGNRRISQAVVAQVTGISQSRISHWLLQQGSDLSEQKKRAFFRWYQLEKTTPGATLNMRPAPLALEDIVEWRQTPPPLGSTPGSFRLRRGSRFTWRKECLAVMESYFNDNQYPDEAKREEIANACNAVIQKPGKKLSDLERVTSLKVYNWFANRRKEIKRRANIAILETHGIDVQSPGGHSNSDDIDGGDYPEQVASDQTLGGRAVARAFGFSRGGLSSPTQVPTLLPSWLSPWPSPGRVGLAAQRGAAAGGAPLGRLLAGQQGQQHQQQQQQQQQQQPQQQQQPQPQQQQASSEGSRLTAVSWSPSPLQEDGPAGHSGEHQDPITLAVEMAAVNHTILALAHQATTGTGDIKTEVLDDD; encoded by the exons atgTCTCATTACACAGACGAGCCTCGGTACACCATCGAGCAGATCGACCTGCTCCAGCGGCTGCGTCGCACGGGCATGACCAAGCCGGAGATCCTGCACGCGCTGGACACCCTGGAGCGGCTCGACCGCGAGCACTCCGACAAGTTCGGCCGCCGCCCGGCCTCTTCCTCGTCCGCCCCGCCCACCAACAACGGTGCCCCGGCGCTCGCCAACAGCCTAGCCGCCGTCGCCGCCGGCAACAGTAACAGCGGCAtcaccgcctcctcctcctccgccgccaaGACCTCCAGCCCCCTCGCCTCGTCCAACTGTAACGCCTCAGCCGCCATCGCCGCGGCAACCTCCACGACCTCCACGGCCACCCAGACGGCCTACCGGGGCGCCGCCCTCTCGCCATCCTCAGCCAACAACTACGACACCTCGCCCCCGCCCATGGCGATGCCGCTCTCCCTGCCCCCGCCCTCCATGCCCACCCCGATGCCCGTGCCTACCTCGGCCCAGAACGGGCGTGGGGACGCGATGGCCGTCATGCCCAACGGGAAGCTCTCTCCGCCCCGCTACCCCGTCACCAGCGCCCCTCCGCGGCCCTACGGGTACGAGCCGACGGAGGACGAGCTGGACATCGAAGACAAGGTGGAAGAACTAATGAG AAGGGACAGTGCCATAATAAAGGAGGAAATTAAAGCCTTCCTGGGGAACCGGCGTATCTCTCAGGCAGTGGTGGCTCAGGTCACAG GTATCAGTCAGAGTCGTATCTCCCACTGGCTCCTGCAACAGGGCTCGGACCTCAGTGAACAGAAGAAACGCGCCTTCTTCCGCTGGTACCAGCTAGAGAAGACCACGCCTG GTGCCACTCTGAACATGCGCCCCGCCCCTCTGGCCCTGGAGGACATCGTGGAGTGGCGACAGACTCCGCCTCCCTTAGGCTCCACCCCCGGCAGTTTCCGCCTCCGCCGGGGCAGCCGCTTCACGTGGAGGAAAGAGTGTCTGGCCGTGATGGAGAG CTACTTCAATGATAATCAGTACCCCGATGAGGCCAAAAGGGAGGAGATCGCCAACGCCTGCAACGCAGTCATCCAGAAGCCAG ggAAGAAGCTGTCGGACCTCGAGAGGGTCACATCCCTTAAAGTTTACAACTGGTTCGCCAACCGGCGGAAGGAGATCAAGCGAAGAGCCAACATAG CAATCCTGGAGACGCATGGGATCGACGTCCAGAGTCCTGGCGGTCACTCCAACAGCGACGACATCGACGGCGGAGACTACCCAGAGCAGGTGGCCTCGGATCAAACTCTCGGAGGG AGAGCAGTTGCCAGAGCGTTTGGCTTCAGCAGAGGTGGCCTGTCATCTCCCACTCAG GTCCCCACTCTGTTGCCGAGCTGGCTCTCCCCTTGGCCCAGTCCGGGCAGGGTGGGCTTGGCAGCTCAGAGGGGGGCAGCTGCTGGTGGCGCCCCCTTGGGGCGACTCTTGGCAGGGCAGCAGgggcaacaacatcaacaacaacaacagcagcagcagcagcagcaaccacagcagcagcagcaacctcaacctcagcagcagcaggcgtcGTCCGAGGGATCCAGACTGACCGCTGTCTCCTggtctccctcccccctccaggaGGACGGCCCGGCAGGCCACAGCGGCGAGCACCAGGACCCGATCACGCTAGCAGTGGAGATGGCCGCGGTCAACCACACCATCCTGGCCCTCGCTCACCAGGCCACCACGGGCACCGGCGACATCAAGACCGAGGTGCTGGACGACGACTGA
- the hmbox1a gene encoding homeobox-containing protein 1a isoform X2: MSHYTDEPRYTIEQIDLLQRLRRTGMTKPEILHALDTLERLDREHSDKFGRRPASSSSAPPTNNGAPALANSLAAVAAGNSNSGITASSSSAAKTSSPLASSNCNASAAIAAATSTTSTATQTAYRGAALSPSSANNYDTSPPPMAMPLSLPPPSMPTPMPVPTSAQNGRGDAMAVMPNGKLSPPRYPVTSAPPRPYGYEPTEDELDIEDKVEELMRRDSAIIKEEIKAFLGNRRISQAVVAQVTGISQSRISHWLLQQGSDLSEQKKRAFFRWYQLEKTTPGATLNMRPAPLALEDIVEWRQTPPPLGSTPGSFRLRRGSRFTWRKECLAVMESYFNDNQYPDEAKREEIANACNAVIQKPGKKLSDLERVTSLKVYNWFANRRKEIKRRANIAAILETHGIDVQSPGGHSNSDDIDGGDYPEQVASDQTLGGRAVARAFGFSRGGLSSPTQVPTLLPSWLSPWPSPGRVGLAAQRGAAAGGAPLGRLLAGQQGQQHQQQQQQQQQQQPQQQQQPQPQQQQASSEGSRLTAVSWSPSPLQEDGPAGHSGEHQDPITLAVEMAAVNHTILALAHQATTGTGDIKTEVLDDD, encoded by the exons atgTCTCATTACACAGACGAGCCTCGGTACACCATCGAGCAGATCGACCTGCTCCAGCGGCTGCGTCGCACGGGCATGACCAAGCCGGAGATCCTGCACGCGCTGGACACCCTGGAGCGGCTCGACCGCGAGCACTCCGACAAGTTCGGCCGCCGCCCGGCCTCTTCCTCGTCCGCCCCGCCCACCAACAACGGTGCCCCGGCGCTCGCCAACAGCCTAGCCGCCGTCGCCGCCGGCAACAGTAACAGCGGCAtcaccgcctcctcctcctccgccgccaaGACCTCCAGCCCCCTCGCCTCGTCCAACTGTAACGCCTCAGCCGCCATCGCCGCGGCAACCTCCACGACCTCCACGGCCACCCAGACGGCCTACCGGGGCGCCGCCCTCTCGCCATCCTCAGCCAACAACTACGACACCTCGCCCCCGCCCATGGCGATGCCGCTCTCCCTGCCCCCGCCCTCCATGCCCACCCCGATGCCCGTGCCTACCTCGGCCCAGAACGGGCGTGGGGACGCGATGGCCGTCATGCCCAACGGGAAGCTCTCTCCGCCCCGCTACCCCGTCACCAGCGCCCCTCCGCGGCCCTACGGGTACGAGCCGACGGAGGACGAGCTGGACATCGAAGACAAGGTGGAAGAACTAATGAG AAGGGACAGTGCCATAATAAAGGAGGAAATTAAAGCCTTCCTGGGGAACCGGCGTATCTCTCAGGCAGTGGTGGCTCAGGTCACAG GTATCAGTCAGAGTCGTATCTCCCACTGGCTCCTGCAACAGGGCTCGGACCTCAGTGAACAGAAGAAACGCGCCTTCTTCCGCTGGTACCAGCTAGAGAAGACCACGCCTG GTGCCACTCTGAACATGCGCCCCGCCCCTCTGGCCCTGGAGGACATCGTGGAGTGGCGACAGACTCCGCCTCCCTTAGGCTCCACCCCCGGCAGTTTCCGCCTCCGCCGGGGCAGCCGCTTCACGTGGAGGAAAGAGTGTCTGGCCGTGATGGAGAG CTACTTCAATGATAATCAGTACCCCGATGAGGCCAAAAGGGAGGAGATCGCCAACGCCTGCAACGCAGTCATCCAGAAGCCAG ggAAGAAGCTGTCGGACCTCGAGAGGGTCACATCCCTTAAAGTTTACAACTGGTTCGCCAACCGGCGGAAGGAGATCAAGCGAAGAGCCAACATAG CAGCAATCCTGGAGACGCATGGGATCGACGTCCAGAGTCCTGGCGGTCACTCCAACAGCGACGACATCGACGGCGGAGACTACCCAGAGCAGGTGGCCTCGGATCAAACTCTCGGAGGG AGAGCAGTTGCCAGAGCGTTTGGCTTCAGCAGAGGTGGCCTGTCATCTCCCACTCAG GTCCCCACTCTGTTGCCGAGCTGGCTCTCCCCTTGGCCCAGTCCGGGCAGGGTGGGCTTGGCAGCTCAGAGGGGGGCAGCTGCTGGTGGCGCCCCCTTGGGGCGACTCTTGGCAGGGCAGCAGgggcaacaacatcaacaacaacaacagcagcagcagcagcagcaaccacagcagcagcagcaacctcaacctcagcagcagcaggcgtcGTCCGAGGGATCCAGACTGACCGCTGTCTCCTggtctccctcccccctccaggaGGACGGCCCGGCAGGCCACAGCGGCGAGCACCAGGACCCGATCACGCTAGCAGTGGAGATGGCCGCGGTCAACCACACCATCCTGGCCCTCGCTCACCAGGCCACCACGGGCACCGGCGACATCAAGACCGAGGTGCTGGACGACGACTGA
- the hmbox1a gene encoding homeobox-containing protein 1a isoform X1 — protein sequence MSHYTDEPRYTIEQIDLLQRLRRTGMTKPEILHALDTLERLDREHSDKFGRRPASSSSAPPTNNGAPALANSLAAVAAGNSNSGITASSSSAAKTSSPLASSNCNASAAIAAATSTTSTATQTAYRGAALSPSSANNYDTSPPPMAMPLSLPPPSMPTPMPVPTSAQNGRGDAMAVMPNGKLSPPRYPVTSAPPRPYGYEPTEDELDIEDKVEELMRRDSAIIKEEIKAFLGNRRISQAVVAQVTGISQSRISHWLLQQGSDLSEQKKRAFFRWYQLEKTTPGATLNMRPAPLALEDIVEWRQTPPPLGSTPGSFRLRRGSRFTWRKECLAVMESYFNDNQYPDEAKREEIANACNAVIQKPGKKLSDLERVTSLKVYNWFANRRKEIKRRANIEAAILETHGIDVQSPGGHSNSDDIDGGDYPEQVASDQTLGGRAVARAFGFSRGGLSSPTQVPTLLPSWLSPWPSPGRVGLAAQRGAAAGGAPLGRLLAGQQGQQHQQQQQQQQQQQPQQQQQPQPQQQQASSEGSRLTAVSWSPSPLQEDGPAGHSGEHQDPITLAVEMAAVNHTILALAHQATTGTGDIKTEVLDDD from the exons atgTCTCATTACACAGACGAGCCTCGGTACACCATCGAGCAGATCGACCTGCTCCAGCGGCTGCGTCGCACGGGCATGACCAAGCCGGAGATCCTGCACGCGCTGGACACCCTGGAGCGGCTCGACCGCGAGCACTCCGACAAGTTCGGCCGCCGCCCGGCCTCTTCCTCGTCCGCCCCGCCCACCAACAACGGTGCCCCGGCGCTCGCCAACAGCCTAGCCGCCGTCGCCGCCGGCAACAGTAACAGCGGCAtcaccgcctcctcctcctccgccgccaaGACCTCCAGCCCCCTCGCCTCGTCCAACTGTAACGCCTCAGCCGCCATCGCCGCGGCAACCTCCACGACCTCCACGGCCACCCAGACGGCCTACCGGGGCGCCGCCCTCTCGCCATCCTCAGCCAACAACTACGACACCTCGCCCCCGCCCATGGCGATGCCGCTCTCCCTGCCCCCGCCCTCCATGCCCACCCCGATGCCCGTGCCTACCTCGGCCCAGAACGGGCGTGGGGACGCGATGGCCGTCATGCCCAACGGGAAGCTCTCTCCGCCCCGCTACCCCGTCACCAGCGCCCCTCCGCGGCCCTACGGGTACGAGCCGACGGAGGACGAGCTGGACATCGAAGACAAGGTGGAAGAACTAATGAG AAGGGACAGTGCCATAATAAAGGAGGAAATTAAAGCCTTCCTGGGGAACCGGCGTATCTCTCAGGCAGTGGTGGCTCAGGTCACAG GTATCAGTCAGAGTCGTATCTCCCACTGGCTCCTGCAACAGGGCTCGGACCTCAGTGAACAGAAGAAACGCGCCTTCTTCCGCTGGTACCAGCTAGAGAAGACCACGCCTG GTGCCACTCTGAACATGCGCCCCGCCCCTCTGGCCCTGGAGGACATCGTGGAGTGGCGACAGACTCCGCCTCCCTTAGGCTCCACCCCCGGCAGTTTCCGCCTCCGCCGGGGCAGCCGCTTCACGTGGAGGAAAGAGTGTCTGGCCGTGATGGAGAG CTACTTCAATGATAATCAGTACCCCGATGAGGCCAAAAGGGAGGAGATCGCCAACGCCTGCAACGCAGTCATCCAGAAGCCAG ggAAGAAGCTGTCGGACCTCGAGAGGGTCACATCCCTTAAAGTTTACAACTGGTTCGCCAACCGGCGGAAGGAGATCAAGCGAAGAGCCAACATAG AAGCAGCAATCCTGGAGACGCATGGGATCGACGTCCAGAGTCCTGGCGGTCACTCCAACAGCGACGACATCGACGGCGGAGACTACCCAGAGCAGGTGGCCTCGGATCAAACTCTCGGAGGG AGAGCAGTTGCCAGAGCGTTTGGCTTCAGCAGAGGTGGCCTGTCATCTCCCACTCAG GTCCCCACTCTGTTGCCGAGCTGGCTCTCCCCTTGGCCCAGTCCGGGCAGGGTGGGCTTGGCAGCTCAGAGGGGGGCAGCTGCTGGTGGCGCCCCCTTGGGGCGACTCTTGGCAGGGCAGCAGgggcaacaacatcaacaacaacaacagcagcagcagcagcagcaaccacagcagcagcagcaacctcaacctcagcagcagcaggcgtcGTCCGAGGGATCCAGACTGACCGCTGTCTCCTggtctccctcccccctccaggaGGACGGCCCGGCAGGCCACAGCGGCGAGCACCAGGACCCGATCACGCTAGCAGTGGAGATGGCCGCGGTCAACCACACCATCCTGGCCCTCGCTCACCAGGCCACCACGGGCACCGGCGACATCAAGACCGAGGTGCTGGACGACGACTGA